TCAGGGACTATTTCAGCGCCCTGTTAAGGCCGCATCATGAAGGCTGTCTTGGGTGCCCTTCTTGCTGAATTACGCGGCATTTTCGTGGACCGTCAGGTGCGGCTGATCATTCTGGCGGCGCTGGTTATCTACGCGCTGGTCTATCCGTTTCCGTATCGTGCCGAGTTGCTGCGCGATGTGCCTGTCGTGCTGGTTGATCTGGACCGCACCACAAGTTCGGCAGAACTGGCACGGCGGGTAGATGCATCCGAAGCGGTTGCGCTGGCCCATGACGCGCAGGACATGGTGCAGGCAACACGGCTTGTGCAGGAACGGCGCGCATATGGCGTGCTGTTGATCCCCGAAGGGTTTGAACGCGCGCTGCTGCGCGGGCGGCAAAGCCCTGTCGCGCTTTATGCCGATGCCAGTTATTTTCTGATGTATCAGCGTGTGATGCAGGGCGCGGCCGTGCCCTTGCGCCAACTGGGTGCAGAAATCGAAATGGGCCGCCTTATCGCGTCTGGCACATCCGCTGATGTGGCCCTTGCGCAGGTCAGTCCCGCAGCACAGGTCGAAGTGCCGTTGTTCAACCCTGCTGCGGGGTATGCCACATATGTTCTACCCGCCGCATTTGTGCTGATCCTTCAGCAATCCATGATGATGGGGCTGGCCCTTGTCGCCACCCGACGCAGCACAGGCAACGGCCATCCGGTGTGGCGCGTGCTGGGCCGCATGGGCGCGTGGGTGGCGATATATGCGCTGTTGCTGCCACTTTACCTTATTGTTCTGCCTGCACTTTACGGGTTGCCCAATCTTGGCAATACGGGCGCTGTTTTGATGCTGGGACTGCCCTTCGTGCTGGCAACGGGGCTGCTGGCACAATGCGT
Above is a window of Roseinatronobacter sp. S2 DNA encoding:
- a CDS encoding ABC transporter permease; this translates as MKAVLGALLAELRGIFVDRQVRLIILAALVIYALVYPFPYRAELLRDVPVVLVDLDRTTSSAELARRVDASEAVALAHDAQDMVQATRLVQERRAYGVLLIPEGFERALLRGRQSPVALYADASYFLMYQRVMQGAAVPLRQLGAEIEMGRLIASGTSADVALAQVSPAAQVEVPLFNPAAGYATYVLPAAFVLILQQSMMMGLALVATRRSTGNGHPVWRVLGRMGAWVAIYALLLPLYLIVLPALYGLPNLGNTGAVLMLGLPFVLATGLLAQCVAALFRRAEVVQVVLLALGLPFFFLSGFAWPVEAIPAHLNSVAQLVPSTPAIDGLVRMTQMGATPPQVAQAFWHLWGLVGVFGLLALWLEISGGHPRSPDTDATE